A portion of the Terriglobia bacterium genome contains these proteins:
- a CDS encoding PadR family transcriptional regulator codes for MTQSKSEVLQGTLDLLVLKTLESLGSMHGWGVARRIQQASENALQLSQGTIYPALLRLEQRGWIIAEWGTSDNNRKARFYSITKAGRKQLREETKSWERMMAIINRVLEGT; via the coding sequence ATGACCCAATCAAAATCTGAAGTTCTGCAGGGCACACTCGACCTGCTCGTCCTGAAAACCCTTGAATCGCTGGGGTCGATGCACGGCTGGGGCGTGGCGCGCCGGATCCAACAGGCGTCAGAAAATGCGCTCCAGCTATCGCAGGGGACCATATATCCGGCGCTCTTACGCCTCGAGCAGCGCGGCTGGATCATCGCAGAATGGGGCACCTCGGACAACAACCGGAAGGCACGGTTCTACTCCATCACAAAAGCCGGCCGCAAGCAGCTCCGCGAGGAAACCAAGAGCTGGGAGCGCATGATGGCGATCATCAATCGAGTCCTTGAGGGCACGTAG
- a CDS encoding acylphosphatase, whose amino-acid sequence MEKQARRIIVHGMVQGVGFRYFVQRAGKRLGLAGDVCNLPDATVEILVEGNAAELDEFIREVRKGPPMAHVERLEILDIAVSGRNPTFMVEGW is encoded by the coding sequence ATGGAGAAGCAGGCTCGGCGCATCATTGTCCACGGCATGGTGCAGGGCGTGGGTTTTCGCTACTTCGTCCAGCGGGCCGGGAAGCGCTTGGGGCTGGCCGGAGATGTCTGCAACCTGCCGGATGCGACTGTGGAGATCCTGGTCGAGGGGAATGCGGCCGAGCTTGACGAATTCATCAGGGAAGTGCGGAAGGGACCGCCCATGGCACATGTAGAGCGACTCGAGATCCTTGACATTGCTGTCAGCGGCAGGAATCCAACGTTTATGGTCGAAGGATGGTGA
- a CDS encoding adenine phosphoribosyltransferase: MDQLKAKIREIPDWPKKGILFYDVTTLLKNGQCFYEVVNALTTPFEDKQVDLVVGIEARGFILAPTVAYGLKAGFVPVRKPGKLPAAIHKVTYDLEYGTDSLEIHQDAIEPGQRVLIVDDLIATGGTARAVADIVEKMGGIVVGLAFMVELTALKGRQRITKYKVTSILKY; the protein is encoded by the coding sequence ATGGACCAGCTGAAGGCGAAGATTCGTGAGATCCCGGATTGGCCCAAGAAAGGCATCCTGTTTTACGACGTCACCACTCTGCTCAAGAACGGGCAGTGCTTTTATGAAGTCGTCAACGCCTTGACGACGCCTTTCGAAGACAAGCAGGTGGACCTGGTGGTAGGGATTGAGGCCCGCGGATTCATACTCGCACCCACCGTTGCCTATGGCCTCAAGGCGGGGTTCGTGCCGGTGAGAAAACCCGGGAAGTTGCCTGCGGCGATCCACAAAGTGACCTACGACCTGGAATACGGGACCGATTCGCTGGAGATCCACCAGGACGCGATTGAACCCGGCCAGCGGGTGCTGATCGTGGATGATCTCATCGCGACCGGGGGAACTGCCAGAGCAGTCGCCGACATCGTAGAGAAGATGGGCGGCATCGTCGTCGGTCTCGCCTTCATGGTGGAACTGACCGCTCTGAAGGGACGCCAGCGCATAACCAAATACAAGGTCACCAGCATCCTTAAGTATTGA
- the pckA gene encoding phosphoenolpyruvate carboxykinase (ATP), whose translation MTKYLEFDTPASKQAGDLASDFKLANHGLRYLDRVFWNLPAEALYEEAIFRGEAHLCHGGPLILNTGKWTARAANDKYIVREESTEDKIWWGIYNRPMAPDKFSGLLARLQAYLQGEELFVQDCYVGGDPNYQMPIRIITESAWQSLFARNMFIQPRTQDDYKKHIPEFTVIAVPSFKCEPMVDGTATETAIVINFAQRLAIVANTSYGGEIKKSVFTIMNFLMPLQNVMAMHCSANVGEQGDVALFFGLSGTGKTSLSADPRRKLIGDDEHGWSDESVFNFEGGCYAKAIRLSAEHEPEIYGCTRKFGTILENVVYDLTTRRADLDDDRTTENTRASYPLEFIPNAMPEKMSPTHPKNVIFLTCDASGVLPPIARLDMNQTMYHFISGYTSKIAGTEMGLGIEPEITFSACFGGPFMVHHPFYYADLLRQKMEKQDARCWLVNTGWVGGKFGVGKRISIRHTRNMLNAVLDGKLNKVPFRKDKLFGFEVPMSCPDVPEDVLEPSSAWGNKQEYWMKYDALAARYIENFKLFAEGCPQQVVDAGPRRLQTASS comes from the coding sequence ATGACAAAGTATCTCGAATTCGACACACCGGCGTCAAAACAGGCAGGCGATCTGGCGAGTGATTTCAAACTGGCGAATCACGGCCTCCGGTATCTGGACAGGGTTTTCTGGAACCTGCCCGCGGAGGCGCTGTATGAAGAGGCCATTTTCCGCGGGGAAGCTCACCTTTGCCACGGCGGCCCGCTGATTCTCAACACCGGCAAGTGGACCGCACGCGCAGCCAACGACAAGTACATCGTCCGGGAAGAATCGACTGAAGACAAGATCTGGTGGGGCATCTACAACCGCCCGATGGCTCCGGACAAGTTCAGCGGCCTGCTCGCCCGGCTGCAGGCTTACCTGCAGGGCGAGGAGCTTTTCGTCCAGGATTGTTATGTGGGCGGCGATCCCAACTACCAGATGCCGATCCGCATCATCACCGAAAGCGCCTGGCAGAGCTTGTTCGCCCGCAACATGTTCATCCAGCCGCGCACTCAGGATGATTACAAGAAGCACATCCCCGAGTTCACGGTCATTGCCGTTCCGTCGTTCAAATGTGAGCCGATGGTGGATGGAACCGCTACCGAGACCGCTATCGTGATCAACTTCGCCCAGCGGCTGGCGATCGTGGCCAACACCAGCTACGGCGGTGAGATCAAGAAATCGGTCTTCACTATCATGAATTTCCTGATGCCGTTGCAGAACGTCATGGCCATGCACTGCTCGGCTAACGTGGGCGAGCAAGGGGATGTCGCTCTGTTCTTCGGTCTCAGCGGCACCGGCAAGACCAGCCTCTCTGCCGATCCACGGCGCAAGCTGATCGGCGACGACGAGCACGGTTGGAGCGACGAAAGCGTCTTCAATTTCGAGGGCGGCTGCTACGCCAAAGCAATCCGTCTTTCGGCCGAACACGAGCCGGAGATTTACGGCTGCACGCGCAAGTTCGGCACGATCCTCGAAAATGTCGTCTACGATCTCACCACGAGACGGGCCGATCTGGACGACGACCGCACCACGGAAAACACGCGCGCTTCCTACCCCCTGGAGTTCATCCCGAATGCCATGCCGGAGAAGATGAGCCCCACGCATCCCAAGAACGTCATCTTCCTCACATGCGATGCATCGGGCGTTCTCCCTCCGATCGCGCGTCTGGACATGAACCAGACGATGTACCACTTCATCAGCGGTTACACTTCAAAGATTGCCGGCACCGAGATGGGCCTCGGCATCGAGCCGGAAATCACTTTCAGCGCCTGCTTCGGCGGGCCCTTCATGGTGCACCATCCTTTCTATTACGCGGACTTGCTGCGCCAGAAGATGGAGAAGCAGGACGCCCGCTGCTGGCTGGTCAACACCGGCTGGGTGGGAGGCAAGTTCGGCGTCGGCAAGCGCATCAGCATCCGCCACACGCGTAATATGCTCAATGCGGTGCTGGACGGCAAGCTCAACAAGGTGCCGTTCCGGAAGGACAAGCTGTTCGGCTTCGAAGTCCCGATGTCCTGCCCCGACGTGCCGGAGGATGTCCTGGAACCATCAAGCGCCTGGGGCAACAAGCAGGAATATTGGATGAAGTATGACGCGCTGGCAGCCCGCTACATTGAGAATTTCAAGCTTTTCGCCGAAGGCTGCCCGCAACAGGTGGTCGACGCCGGCCCCAGGCGGCTGCAAACCGCCTCGTCTTAA